In the Candidatus Alcyoniella australis genome, one interval contains:
- a CDS encoding alpha/beta fold hydrolase: protein MKRSILLITALCALLVIAAPLAAQGDGPVGSTVKIVTSDQVVLVGTLYQSGEQAQPGALLLHMMGRSRSDFQALARELGARGIACLAIDLRGHGESTQRIGEHPAELDYRRFTNDDFAGMLLDVRAARSFMTEHPMIQGNAVMIVGASIGANAALVYTAQHGGVRGLALLSPGLDYRGLTTQGAVTELRDCRLLLAAAQDDEYSARTVQRLKESAQVDAELLLYPAGGHGTRLLQNRPELFARLVEFITRTLQ, encoded by the coding sequence ATGAAACGGTCCATTCTGCTGATTACAGCGCTGTGCGCGCTGCTGGTGATTGCTGCGCCGCTTGCGGCGCAGGGCGATGGGCCCGTGGGCTCGACCGTCAAAATCGTCACCTCGGACCAGGTGGTGCTGGTGGGCACGCTGTATCAATCAGGCGAGCAGGCGCAGCCCGGCGCACTGTTGCTGCACATGATGGGCCGCTCCCGCAGCGATTTTCAGGCCCTGGCCCGCGAGCTGGGAGCGCGCGGCATCGCCTGTTTGGCCATCGATCTGCGCGGCCACGGCGAGTCCACGCAACGCATCGGCGAGCATCCGGCCGAGCTGGATTATCGCCGGTTCACGAATGATGATTTCGCGGGCATGCTGCTGGACGTGCGCGCCGCACGCAGCTTCATGACCGAGCATCCGATGATCCAGGGCAACGCCGTAATGATCGTCGGGGCCAGCATCGGGGCCAACGCCGCGCTGGTTTACACTGCGCAACACGGCGGGGTGCGGGGCCTGGCGCTGCTCTCGCCGGGGCTTGATTATCGCGGCCTGACCACCCAGGGGGCCGTGACCGAGTTGCGCGATTGCCGTTTGTTGTTGGCCGCGGCGCAGGACGACGAGTATTCGGCGCGCACGGTGCAGCGACTCAAGGAGTCGGCGCAGGTGGACGCGGAGCTGCTGCTTTACCCCGCTGGCGGGCACGGCACGCGCCTGTTACAAAACCGTCCCGAGCTGTTCGCGCGGCTCGTGGAATTTATCACCCGGACTTTGCAGTAG